A single Primulina eburnea isolate SZY01 chromosome 11, ASM2296580v1, whole genome shotgun sequence DNA region contains:
- the LOC140805295 gene encoding cytochrome c oxidase subunit 5b-2, mitochondrial-like isoform X1 — protein MWRRLTHHLRTIALVRSNPKPVRFVVASSTVPTNIRRSAVFVSRHFSTASGATIIVDDLMPIATGHEREELQAALTGKDVLEINYPSGPFGTKEEPAVVKSYYDKRIVGCPGVEGEHEHDVVWFWLEKGKPHECPVCSQYFVLEVVGPGGPLDDHGDDHHHKRPTLLNILVLELMV, from the exons ATGTGGAGAAGGCTCACACATCACCTCCGAACTATTGCCCTGGTCCGATCTAATCCGAAACCCGTCCGATTCGTCGTTGCTTCTTCTACAGTTCCGACGAATATCCGCCGTTCTGCCGTCTTCGTATCGCGCCATTTCAGTACTGCTTCTG GTGCGACGATAATAGTCGACGATTTAATGCCGATTGCTACTGGTCATGAGCGTGAAGAGCTCCAAGCTGCGCTTACC GGAAAGGACGTTCTTGAAATTAACTACCCTTCTGGTCCATTTGGAACAAAG GAAGAACCTGCTGTGGTCAAGTCTTATTATGACAAAAGAATTGTGGGATGCCCTGGAGTTGAAGGCG AGCATGAACACGACGTTGTTtggttctggttagagaaggggAAGCCACACGAATGCCCAGTATGCTCACAATACTTTGTT TTGGAAGTAGTTGGCCCCGGCGGACCTCTTGATGATCATGGAGACGACCAtcatcacaagagacctactctactCAATATTTTAGTGTTGGAGTTGATggtgtaa
- the LOC140805295 gene encoding cytochrome c oxidase subunit 5b-2, mitochondrial-like isoform X2, whose product MWRRLTHHLRTIALVRSNPKPVRFVVASSTVPTNIRRSAVFVSRHFSTASGATIIVDDLMPIATGHEREELQAALTEEPAVVKSYYDKRIVGCPGVEGEHEHDVVWFWLEKGKPHECPVCSQYFVLEVVGPGGPLDDHGDDHHHKRPTLLNILVLELMV is encoded by the exons ATGTGGAGAAGGCTCACACATCACCTCCGAACTATTGCCCTGGTCCGATCTAATCCGAAACCCGTCCGATTCGTCGTTGCTTCTTCTACAGTTCCGACGAATATCCGCCGTTCTGCCGTCTTCGTATCGCGCCATTTCAGTACTGCTTCTG GTGCGACGATAATAGTCGACGATTTAATGCCGATTGCTACTGGTCATGAGCGTGAAGAGCTCCAAGCTGCGCTTACC GAAGAACCTGCTGTGGTCAAGTCTTATTATGACAAAAGAATTGTGGGATGCCCTGGAGTTGAAGGCG AGCATGAACACGACGTTGTTtggttctggttagagaaggggAAGCCACACGAATGCCCAGTATGCTCACAATACTTTGTT TTGGAAGTAGTTGGCCCCGGCGGACCTCTTGATGATCATGGAGACGACCAtcatcacaagagacctactctactCAATATTTTAGTGTTGGAGTTGATggtgtaa